One Antennarius striatus isolate MH-2024 chromosome 17, ASM4005453v1, whole genome shotgun sequence genomic window carries:
- the exd2 gene encoding exonuclease 3'-5' domain-containing protein 2 isoform X1, whose translation MSHRGPLTAVITTVLGAALGGLLIWRVYRTKRKRLPFIQKVADPVEAPCSEEETWKAVEFTDAVCQYAQAPLQEEERELVESQAPQLPPPVPIPSSEQLLGVKPLMVSSEEEWQQLWPLMQTQLAVYPVLGLDCEWVKTNAVSVKGKVSTVSLLQMATYTGLCILVRLQTFRNGQQPLPFGLMEILRDPHILKVGVGCYEDGKRLMRDYGLSLSCTLDLRYLALRQSLTPVTNGLSLKSLAADLLNVCLDKSLELRCSDWEADQLTLDQMTYAARDAQVSIALFFHLLGLRSEAGPASPSGRSYSELTTRCQGLVDVPFRGQGDGDNRTADGEKRRRMPKQPTLESPEVGDQQVPDPRKNNKRKPLGVGYSARKSPLYDNCFLHAPDDQPLCTCDKKKAKWYLDKGIGVLQSEDPFIVRLLFEPAGRPDSQHDYYLTAKQNLCVVCGKADSYIRKNIVPHEYRRHFPTEMKDHNSHDILLLCTACHGASNVHDGFLKQQLAEEFGAPQGCEEGVRLLEDSDRRRVRSASRALITAGNGLPEQRREELQALIKNFLNMNEEQELTNDILQQAAGLETRIFNEAYIPHGLKVVRAYATKGLKGLMELERRWRQHFLSNMKPRHLPPLWSVDHNHSKFLRKYGEDLPIKLN comes from the exons ATGTCTCATCGAGGGCCTTTAACTGCTGTCATAACCACAGTGTTGGGTGCCGCCCTAGGAGGGCTGCTCATATGGAGAGTTTACCGAACAAAACGGAAAAGGCTGCCTTTCATCCAGAAGGTGGCTGATCCCGTGGAAGCTCCATGTTCAGAAGAAGAGACTTGGAAAGCTGTGGAATTCACAGATGCAGTGTGCCAATACGCCCAAGCTccactgcaggaggaagagCGTGAGCTTGTCGAAAGTCAGGCTCCACAGCTGCCCCCACCTGTCCCGATACCGTCTTCTGAGCAGCTGCTGGGCGTGAAACCATTGATGGTGAGCTCTGAAGAAGAGTGGCAGCAGCTGTGGCCTCTGATGCAAACGCAGTTGGCGGTCTACCCAGTGCTGGGGCTTGACTGTGAATGGGTAAAGACCAACGCC GTGTCGGTTAAAGGCAAGGTGTCCACGGTCTCCCTCTTACAGATGGCCACTTATACAGGTCTGTGCATCCTGGTGAGGCTGCAGACCTTTCGCAACGGCCAGCAGCCGCTTCCTTTCGGCTTAATGGAAATCCTGAGAGACCCACACATTTTGAAAGTCGGCGTCGGATGCTATGAAGACGGCAAGCGTCTGATGCGCGACTACGGTTTGTCGCTGTCGTGTACCCTCGATCTGCGCTACCTGGCCTTAAGACAAAG TCTCACTCCTGTGACTAACGGCTTGAGTCTGAAGTCTCTGGCAGCCGATCTGTTAAATGTGTGTCTGGATAAATCTCTGGAGCTTCGCTGTAGTGACTGGGAGGCAGATCAGCTGACACTGGACCAG ATGACCTACGCTGCCAGAGATGCTCAAGTGTCCATCGCTCTCTTCTTCCACCTCCTCGGCCTCCGCTCTGAAGCCGGTCCCGCTTCTCCCAGCGGGCGCTCTTACTCCGAGCTGACCACCCGCTGCCAGGGCCTGGTGGACGTGCCTTTCAGGGGTCAAGGAGACGGAGACAACAGGACCGCTGATGGAGAGAAGAGGCGGAGGATGCCGAAACAGCCCACTTTGGAAAGCCCAGAGGTTGGAGATCAACAAGTCCCCGACCCTCGAAAGAATAATAAGAGGAAACCGCTAGGTGTGGGCTATTCTGCCAG GAAGTCCCCCCTCTATGATAACTGCTTCCTCCACGCTCCAGACGACCAGCCTCTGTGTACCTGTGACAAGAAGAAAGCCAAATGGTACCTAGATAAAGGAATAGGAG TGCTCCAGAGCGAGGATCCTTTCATAGTGAGGCTTCTGTTTGAGCCGGCAGGACGTCCCGACTCCCAGCATGACTATTATCTGACTGCCAAGCAGAATCTCTGTGTGGTCTGTGGCAAAGCAGATTCCTACATCAG GAAAAACATAGTTCCACACGAGTACCGGCGACATTTCCCCACCGAGATGAAGGACCACAACTCCCACGACATCCTGCTGCTCTGCACCGCCTGCCACGGCGCCTCCAACGTCCACGACGGCTTCCTGAAGCAGCAGCTGGCTGAGGAGTTTGGCGCTCCTCAAGGCTGCGAGGAAGGAGTCCGCCTGCTGGAAGACTCGGACCGGCGGCGGGTACGCTCGGCCTCCCGCGCGCTGATCACCGCCGGGAACGGGCTGCCAGAGCAGCGGCGCGAAGAGCTGCAGGCTCTGATTAAGAACTTCCTGAACATGAACGAAGAGCAGGAGCTCACGAACGACATTCTGCAGCAAGCGGCCGGTTTGGAAACACG GATTTTTAATGAGGCATACATTCCTCATGGTCTGAAGGTGGTGCGTGCCTACGCCACGAAGGGCTTGAAAGGCCTGATGGAACTGGAGCGCCGCTGGAGGCAGCACTTTCTCAGCAACATGAAGCCTCGCCACCTCCCTCCCCTTTGGTCCGTCGACCACAACCACAGCAAGTTCCTCCGCAAATACGGAGAGGACCTGCCCATCAAGCTCAACTGA
- the exd2 gene encoding exonuclease 3'-5' domain-containing protein 2 isoform X2, whose protein sequence is MSHRGPLTAVITTVLGAALGGLLIWRVYRTKRKRLPFIQKVADPVEAPCSEEETWKAVEFTDAVCQYAQAPLQEEERELVESQAPQLPPPVPIPSSEQLLGVKPLMVSSEEEWQQLWPLMQTQLAVYPVLGLDCEWVSVKGKVSTVSLLQMATYTGLCILVRLQTFRNGQQPLPFGLMEILRDPHILKVGVGCYEDGKRLMRDYGLSLSCTLDLRYLALRQSLTPVTNGLSLKSLAADLLNVCLDKSLELRCSDWEADQLTLDQMTYAARDAQVSIALFFHLLGLRSEAGPASPSGRSYSELTTRCQGLVDVPFRGQGDGDNRTADGEKRRRMPKQPTLESPEVGDQQVPDPRKNNKRKPLGVGYSARKSPLYDNCFLHAPDDQPLCTCDKKKAKWYLDKGIGVLQSEDPFIVRLLFEPAGRPDSQHDYYLTAKQNLCVVCGKADSYIRKNIVPHEYRRHFPTEMKDHNSHDILLLCTACHGASNVHDGFLKQQLAEEFGAPQGCEEGVRLLEDSDRRRVRSASRALITAGNGLPEQRREELQALIKNFLNMNEEQELTNDILQQAAGLETRIFNEAYIPHGLKVVRAYATKGLKGLMELERRWRQHFLSNMKPRHLPPLWSVDHNHSKFLRKYGEDLPIKLN, encoded by the exons ATGTCTCATCGAGGGCCTTTAACTGCTGTCATAACCACAGTGTTGGGTGCCGCCCTAGGAGGGCTGCTCATATGGAGAGTTTACCGAACAAAACGGAAAAGGCTGCCTTTCATCCAGAAGGTGGCTGATCCCGTGGAAGCTCCATGTTCAGAAGAAGAGACTTGGAAAGCTGTGGAATTCACAGATGCAGTGTGCCAATACGCCCAAGCTccactgcaggaggaagagCGTGAGCTTGTCGAAAGTCAGGCTCCACAGCTGCCCCCACCTGTCCCGATACCGTCTTCTGAGCAGCTGCTGGGCGTGAAACCATTGATGGTGAGCTCTGAAGAAGAGTGGCAGCAGCTGTGGCCTCTGATGCAAACGCAGTTGGCGGTCTACCCAGTGCTGGGGCTTGACTGTGAATGG GTGTCGGTTAAAGGCAAGGTGTCCACGGTCTCCCTCTTACAGATGGCCACTTATACAGGTCTGTGCATCCTGGTGAGGCTGCAGACCTTTCGCAACGGCCAGCAGCCGCTTCCTTTCGGCTTAATGGAAATCCTGAGAGACCCACACATTTTGAAAGTCGGCGTCGGATGCTATGAAGACGGCAAGCGTCTGATGCGCGACTACGGTTTGTCGCTGTCGTGTACCCTCGATCTGCGCTACCTGGCCTTAAGACAAAG TCTCACTCCTGTGACTAACGGCTTGAGTCTGAAGTCTCTGGCAGCCGATCTGTTAAATGTGTGTCTGGATAAATCTCTGGAGCTTCGCTGTAGTGACTGGGAGGCAGATCAGCTGACACTGGACCAG ATGACCTACGCTGCCAGAGATGCTCAAGTGTCCATCGCTCTCTTCTTCCACCTCCTCGGCCTCCGCTCTGAAGCCGGTCCCGCTTCTCCCAGCGGGCGCTCTTACTCCGAGCTGACCACCCGCTGCCAGGGCCTGGTGGACGTGCCTTTCAGGGGTCAAGGAGACGGAGACAACAGGACCGCTGATGGAGAGAAGAGGCGGAGGATGCCGAAACAGCCCACTTTGGAAAGCCCAGAGGTTGGAGATCAACAAGTCCCCGACCCTCGAAAGAATAATAAGAGGAAACCGCTAGGTGTGGGCTATTCTGCCAG GAAGTCCCCCCTCTATGATAACTGCTTCCTCCACGCTCCAGACGACCAGCCTCTGTGTACCTGTGACAAGAAGAAAGCCAAATGGTACCTAGATAAAGGAATAGGAG TGCTCCAGAGCGAGGATCCTTTCATAGTGAGGCTTCTGTTTGAGCCGGCAGGACGTCCCGACTCCCAGCATGACTATTATCTGACTGCCAAGCAGAATCTCTGTGTGGTCTGTGGCAAAGCAGATTCCTACATCAG GAAAAACATAGTTCCACACGAGTACCGGCGACATTTCCCCACCGAGATGAAGGACCACAACTCCCACGACATCCTGCTGCTCTGCACCGCCTGCCACGGCGCCTCCAACGTCCACGACGGCTTCCTGAAGCAGCAGCTGGCTGAGGAGTTTGGCGCTCCTCAAGGCTGCGAGGAAGGAGTCCGCCTGCTGGAAGACTCGGACCGGCGGCGGGTACGCTCGGCCTCCCGCGCGCTGATCACCGCCGGGAACGGGCTGCCAGAGCAGCGGCGCGAAGAGCTGCAGGCTCTGATTAAGAACTTCCTGAACATGAACGAAGAGCAGGAGCTCACGAACGACATTCTGCAGCAAGCGGCCGGTTTGGAAACACG GATTTTTAATGAGGCATACATTCCTCATGGTCTGAAGGTGGTGCGTGCCTACGCCACGAAGGGCTTGAAAGGCCTGATGGAACTGGAGCGCCGCTGGAGGCAGCACTTTCTCAGCAACATGAAGCCTCGCCACCTCCCTCCCCTTTGGTCCGTCGACCACAACCACAGCAAGTTCCTCCGCAAATACGGAGAGGACCTGCCCATCAAGCTCAACTGA